The DNA window CTCGGAACAACGTCTCCATTACCGTGCTTTTCAAAGCGACTCCAACAAGACGGCGACGAAGTAACGCCACCATACTGTAGCCATTGCCCAGAGGGCAGTGAGGAGAGGCAGTAATTGTTGCGCTCACCCAAGAAGGACCGTGTGTCCAAGATGGCATCAAAGGGATCGATCCAGGAGCTTGACAAGCTTCGGCTGCGTCGTCTGCGTGGAGGATCCAACTGGGGCAGCCCTTGGCGGGGTGCAAACACATCGCCGAACGTTAATTCCGGTGACTTAGGGGCGGCTTCCAGATTGTAGGGAACCACTTTTGTGGACGTGATGCCACTAGGCAAGGCCGTTTCGCGCAGCGCTTCTTGAACCTCGACGAACGTTTCGGCCTCTGATTCAGACGAAACAAGTGGGACCTTGGTGGATTTTTGAAGACTCGAGAAAAGATGTCGTGGATTTGACGGGTTTCCAAAAAGCGTCAGAGCCTGCTTGTCTTCGCGAGCGCCCATGTTTGATACAGTGGACCACACCGGCGCCTCTGAATCGTCATCAGATGCCTCTGCTTTCACGTCGACTTGGCTGACGAACGACTGCCCGACCAAGGTATTCATGTGCTTTTTGAACGCAGCAATGCGGTTGACCACCTCCGTCAGAGGGGTCCCGTCGGGGTTAGTGCCATTTGCTTGGTGTTGGTTGCGCTCAATGACCGCGGTAGATGCCTTTTCGATGTCCGCCAAAAATTCTTGCAGGGTACTATAGCGGCTCGAGTTCACCCGGGATTGGATACTAGAAAGTTCTTGGTCGTTCGAGGTTTTGGCGCGCTTCGTCCGGGGCTTGCTCGTAGTTGCCGCAAAGGGACAGGAGAGTAGTTGAAGCTCGGTGTCATGTCTGTGAATTGTCAGCAAGAAAGGCGGCAAGGGCATCGAAGAGTAAAATTACttgagaagaagatcaacgaggGTTCGTAATGTCTCGTGAAGATCTTGTTTGCCCTGGGGAACTGACTCTGGAGCCGATTTTTCGTCCTGACTCGGACGTTTTCTCTTGCCTGGAGTCGCGACCGCAGTAGAATCGGGAGGAGAGGGACGGTGTtcgccgttggtggcggGCACCAAGACTGCGTCTCCACCTTCGTCGGCGCTCATGGTTGCGAAGGAGCGCCGGTGCAAAGACTGCTCTCTTCCACGAGATTGGAACAATTGAAGGGTGGAGATAGAGGTAGGGAGAATGCGACCGAGCGACGACCGACCAAGAACTAATCAGGGTATAAAGCGCCGGCTGGTCGGATGAGGGAGCGGTGGCAGACGGGGGTTCGATGCGAGGGCCAACGCGGGTGGAACGCAAAGGATGGAGGATCGCGAAGAGCGAGGGGATAACAGAGGGTCAATCTGCTACGCCACCGCTGGAAGAAGGGAGTATCCAGAAGATTGTCGCGcggacgagatcgaggaatCAGAATCCAAGGGCAGCAGGCAAACACCCACGAGTCGAGGGTGAATGTTTTGCCtgaagggcgagaaagatACAGTTCTGCGTGAGAGACTCAGACTGCGCGATCCCCAAAGCGCAAACCCGTGACGATCGGTCACGTGACCACCGCGCGACTTGGGTGGTGAATAATGTCACGGGAGGAAAAAAAGTTGCCCTGCTTCGACCACTTCCCATCTCTTGACTACTGTTGGCTCCGCTCTGGGCCTGTGGCGCTGGAACTGCCTGATCCATGACAACCTTCATGGATGTTATCAGCCCGGAGCCCTGCCCGAAGCCTTTCGGAGATATCCTCTCTGAAACCGGCGCATTGGTTGAGCCGCTGTCGCTGGCGACAGGTACTTCAGACTGGACTAAATGGATGAATTGACACTAATGAATGCTTTTATTTTATTCTAGGCGCAACGTCGTGATGAGCCCAGGCCTTCCCTCTATGTGCGTGGTGGCTTGCACCCAAATACCCTACCAAGCATCCGACATCTGTGCCAGTCCGCCACCTTTGCTGGCCCATCCCAACAATTGCCTGCAACCATATCATATCAAGAGAAACAGATGGACTGGGAATCGCAATCAAACTTGTTGAGTCGCCTAGGGTCGAATCTGTCCTTGGAGAACGCTCGCGCAATTGTGCAACAAGCCGAAGCCTCGAAGCATGACACCTCTGTTGATGGGGCTGAAACACCACACGACGATGAAATACCCGCACAACCCAGGAGATCCAGGCGAATTGATTACATTGACCGGGCTCTGCGGAACACCGGACATCCACTAGGCGGAAGCATTCGACCAAAGCGGCTTTCGCATGACAAGAAAACGAACCAGGTTCCAAAGTTGGACCTCGATGATCCACAGGTGTCTTTGCAAACAATTCTTGCCGGCTACATTCAAAAAGTGGATCCATTGATGGCCCGTGGCCCCGACACCGACACCGCCGATGACCTGAATGCCGCGCTACAGGAAGTCTTTGGGGAAGCGCCCTACGAACATCTTAGGTCCATGGGTTATGGCGCCTCCGATGTGGTGTCTTGGGCCTGGATCCTAAAGAGTCGGGACCCTCACGAGGCGACTTGGCGACTATTTACCTTGGAGGCGGATCGCAGAAGCAGAACAGACACTGATGCGCCTGCGATTCCTTCTTTTATTCCACTTTTTCTCTTGAAGGGGAAGTACCTGGAGCGCCAAACGTTTCGTTTGCTCCTGATTTattctctccatctcatGAGTGGACTACAGCTTCCAGTTTTGCAGAGGCAAGTGACCAACCTCGACAAAGCCTCGCTCCCAGATACCTTCCGTCCGAAGATTGACCCAGTGGCCTTCATGGATTTGGCCATTAGTCTGATGTTTCACGCTCGGCAAGTGTGGCCAGAGGCGCTTGTCACCATTGCCCGGGCATCTGTCCTTGTCTTAACATCTTCGAACCAAGCAGCACAATACACCGATGCTGGAAGATGCGACAGGTTCAATTTTATACTTGGGCTGCTGGCAAAACCTATCAAAAAAGGCCCTTTTCGATTCTTTTCGATTCAGCAACAAGCGCAATTCGAGATTCTCAAGGCCATGGCTACACACGAACCGGTCGTACCAGTAATACGACAAGGCTACCGAGCTCTCATTGCAGTTCAGCTGACCCACAAGAAGACAGTGGAGGAACGCCAGTCTGCCGAGCTCAAGGCTCCCTCGTGGCCACCctggaaggaggagaagctgggaATCGATTCACAACGGGGAAACGATGGACGGTTCAGCCGTGCGATGCTCGTCATCGCGCAGATGAGAGAAGCAGGCTACCGCCCTGGTCACTTGGAAAATATATCCGCAGTCTTGGCCGGTTGGGATACAGATGGCAGCCCGACCGTGCAAACTCGATCCTTGATGCGACCCCCAACGCGGAGCTTACATCGCGCCATTGAAAAGGATCCGCAGCATCCGTGGATTTGGATGGCACGAATCCGCGCCACAAGGACTGTGCGCGAAGCGTGGGCTTGCTTTTTGACTTATCAAGATAACGGCTTTCCTCCTAGCGAGGACGTTTACGCTGCCATGGCTGAAAAGTTGATCTATCGGAGAAAGACCATTGAACGGAAATTTGACGACACTGCTCATGCCTTACCGGGAGATGGTCGCGAGGTTTATCCAGAACCAGCTTCTGCGCGTGACATTATCTATATCCGTACGGAGCCACCCACACTGGATGAGCTTCTTGAGGATATGCTTTCAAAGGGCCTTCGTCCTGCTAGGAAATTTTTGGCTCTTCTATTGAGCACGGCTCCCAGTTTCCACTCGGGATTACATTACCTGAACTGTAGCTCGATTGGCCAGTCACAGAAGGAGGCGTTGACAACGGTATGGAGGAAACCATCCCAATACAAAGTGCAGGACCTCCGCTCTTTCCAAGAAATTCCGGACTATCTTTTCGGGGCGTTCATCGGCTTCCTCTGCCGGCATACGCCTTTCGGTGATGTTAATTCGCCATATCGGGCTTCTTCCATTGGCGACCTTTTCCCAATACTTTTTCCCGATTTCCGATTGTCCCATTCGACTCAGACCCTTTTCGACTACAACGACCGTCATCTCCCACACGCCTTGCCTCATGCGATCGAGTTGACCAAGTTGCGAGACCACGCGTGCACGCCAGCCTGGTTGCATATACTCACCGCGCTGTCCCGCAAGCGCACCCACCGACCGCGTCGGAAGATCAAACGCAATGCCCAGTGGATTCTCGCCTGGCATGAGGCACTCGAGGTTGTGGAGTTGATGCAGAGGTATTCAGCACAACCTGATACCGAGGCGCTGCAATCTATGTGCGTGGTGTTTACCAAGGCTGTCGCAGCAGGTCTCAATTCCCCTCATGATGCCAAGCAGGGGTTGAGGATTGTCCGCAGAACCCTACCTCCACGGGCCAGTGCTGACTTCGACGACATGGTTCAGACTGGCCTTCAGGCTTTGAAGGACCGTTTCGACCACCTGGTTACCTCATCTCCCAAATCTCccgaggcggcggagcagagTATTTTCACGGCGGAGCGCACTCAATCGCCGCTGACCGTGCCGCCCATTCTACAGGTCCCCACGCCAGCTGCGCTACATGCCTTTGTTCGGGCTCTAGGGACTGCGGgggacgatgatggcctgTTGAATCTGTTGCTGTGGATGAGTCGGTCAGCAGATGTTCTCAACGAAACCAGCGACGCCTACATGAATGGAGACATCAAGATGCACCGCATCCTTGTGGCAATCCGGGCGTTcctggaaaaagaagaagatcgggTAGagtcggcctcggcctcggccgtGCAAGAAGCATTCGACATCATCAGCCGGACGCCGGACTGGACGTGGCCGAGTGATTGGGAAGTGCAGGAATACCGGACCCCGTTGGATTGTATATAGTAATTGTGTGTCTGAGTAGCAGCTAGCATGTACATAATTATACCCTATGTTTTATTTTCATTTTCGGCCACCGTCGGCTTTCCGAGTCCATTCTTTCCCCACACCCCGAGCTCCCCAGGCCGGCCGAACTTCAATTCTTCACCTACGTACCCACTCACATTATCACTGACACAATGGCAACGACATTGTCACCTCGACTTGTCTGCCTCTCCTCCGTCCGTCACCTCTCCCGCCCGGCAGCGGTCACCTCGCGGGTGTTCATCTCGCGCTTCAGCACGAACCCCGATGACGACATCATCAAAACCCAGCATATCCCAGCCCCGGGCTCAGGGCATGTGCGCGTGCTGCAGCTAAACCGGCCCAAGGCCCGCAATGCGATTTCGCGTCAGCTGCTCGACGCCCTCTCGAAGCAGGTGAACGCGATCGCCGCAGAAGGGGGCAATGGGCCGACCAGGGCTCTGGTGGTGGCCAGCAATGTGGACGCCGCGTTCTGCGCCGGGGCCGACCTGAAGGAGCGCGCGCATATGACCCACGCAGAGTGCGAATTCCCTTCACCCTCGAATTGAGAGACCACCAGTGTTTTCGTTGACTCACCCACATTTGCCCTCCATTTACAGGACCGAAGCATTCCTCGAGAAACTCCGCGCCACGTTTAGCGACCTCGCCGCTCTCCAGGTGCCCACAATCTCCGCCATATCCTCAATGGCCCTGGGCGGCGGCCTAGAGCTAGCGCTATGCACGCACCTCCGCGTCTTCGGCTCCTCCTGCACCGTCGGGCTCCCCGAAACCCGACTGGCCATTATCCCCGGTGCAGGAGGCACCTACCGGCTTCCCTCGCTGATCGGGGTCAACCGGGCACGCGATATGATCCTCACAGGCCGACGGGTGTCCGGACCGGAGTCGTACTTTATGGGTCTCTGTGACCGGCTCGTGGAGGTGTTGCCGGAGGAGGGGGCTAAGGAGGGCGTCGCGCGCGAAAAGGTGCTGCGCGAGAGCATCAAGTTGGCTCAGGATATTTGTGAGGGTGGGCCCATTGCTATCAAGCAGGCGCTTATGGCGGTGCAAGGGTTCATGCTCGGCGAGGTTTCGGAGAATAGGGCTTATGAGGGCGTGATTCAGACTGAGGACCGCTATGAGGCGCTGCGAGCTTTTGctgagaagagaaagcctGCGTTCCGGGGAAAATAGACTGGTGGCCTGCCGCTGGAGATAAACTACTGTTATCTGTTTCTCCTGTCCGGAGTTCAGTATTTGCAGCTTGAGAGATCGGATGATCTCGCGGCCTCGATGTGAGCGTTTGAGGTGCCGACCAGAACGTTGCTGTAGTGAAGGTTACTCTGGGCAAGCCCTTGTTCAAAGTCGGCCATACCCTAAAACATAGTGTACTATTCGTAATATCTATCCTTGCCAGTATACTGAACGCCGCTCAATTGACCAAGGCTTGCGCCGCTATAATTCGGGGCCTCAACATCGTAATCACTGGAATTCAACCAACCAAGGAATGAAGAGTCAATAGATCACGCGATAGGCAGAAAGGGTAAACCTTGGGACCGTAGAACAGTCAATACCACAATCAGCCAAAGGGCGTGATCACCCGTGGCTCTCATCCAGACTATTGAAAAGGGAATCAATAGACCATGCCCTAATCGGACCGCGCAGAAGTGATAGGCAGGCAGAAGCAAGACACTAGAAGTATCACCCATGGATTGAGATAAACTATGCTGAAGGTGACCTGATCGGGTGACAGCGATCTGGGTCCTCGATCGCCTGAGTAGATCCATAGATCGCTCCACCCGGGGTACCTGGACCCTGGCAGATGGTGGAAGCATTAGGGCAACGCAATAGGGCAAGTCGATGCGCTCCGTTCACTATCCATACATACATGGTTGCCTCCTTTACTTCCGACACAGCCACCCCAGCCACGATCCGATCAGGCGTTTCGGGACTCTACATCTCCACATCTTCGTCAGCCGACATGATCACTTTCTTCACGGGTGCTGCACTAGTCCCGCGGGTGATCGCCTCTAGCTCCTTTTCATCCCCGGCTGTGCACTTCTGCCTACAACAATATTCGAAATCGGGTTTACCTCATGCTCTCACGAATCAATTCCCGAACCCTGATCTGAATCCGCTAGTCCTAGTAGGCTATGGTCGTCGATCTTCCACTCTCAGGCCGCTTCCTAGAATAGGCCCTTATTCTACAATACGTGTGCGAGACCTCGCGATTAGGCAATCAACTCTCCCACCAATACTGATTCCCACTCCTCTAAGAGCCCCTTGATAAATTCCTGCTCGTAAAAAGCGTCATTATAGTGACAAGAGAGATACATCTGGCCCTCTCGTGTCCATAAATAGGTTTGCAAAATTCGGTTGATCATGTGGGCACCAAGCCACCAGTCTTCGATCTCCACTGTGCCGGAGGGACCAGCATGCACTGTCGGCAAATAGTCGTCGATGACACTAAGTGAGCTGAGCTCGGGGTGCGCAGCACCTGGTGCTTGGATTGCTAGTTCCAGTGGGGTCGCCAGCAAAGCACCGATGCTCTGTACGTAATAAGGCATCATTTCAAACACTGGTTGTAGATCGCGCTGGTAACGGGCTGCCAAAGCCGCAGCTATGGCATTGTAATCCTTGTTGACACTGAAATCAAGGCTAAAGGGCCGCCCTGTATGGTACAGGCCAGACGCTCCCTGAGATCCACTCCAGGGCACTGGAACCCGATCGCGGACATTATGTGTGTTGAAGCAGATCAAGCGACCATCCACGGGAGCGAGATGTCGTCGCACAGTGACAAAAAGAGCAGCTTGGACGGCTGTCGTGACCGTTAGGCCGCGATGAGTCGCTGACTGAGATCTTTGGAAAGACGAACACTCACGCGGCGCGAATTTCCAGGTGAAGTGTTTGGAAGAGTCCTGCTGATAGAGGCTGGTGCTGGGCCAGTGGCCAGAACGGGGAGCTCAGCCTTGGTAGCCCGTTTCTTGTCGTCGTTAATGTCTAGGGACACGCCCGTGGCTTCATCCAAGCTTGGAGGCATGCGTGCCACTTCAGAGCCATTGAATTCCAGGGTGGATTGAGAACTTTGGACAAGTAATGTCAAGAAGTCCTGCTGTAATAGAATCAGGCCCTTCCCATCGGTGCGCCAGTGGGGTGTACGGAACAATAACTCCCTTGACTGTGGCAGATAGGAAGGAACCGTATAGATCAATCGAGAGCCTGCCTGGTCAGGAAGCGCTGCGATCTGCGGATGTTGGTGTCGTAATGACTTCCAAGCCTGGCGCAATTCCATCACAGCGGGTGCATTTTGAAGCCGAATAGCACTGGATATCAGGTATTGTTTTCCTTCTGGTAAGGTGCACCGATTGCGGCAATGCCACGATAAAAGAGCTCCAGACTGTCGAATGGACGTTCAAACTGGCCGGACTTGACCTGATGCAATGACATGTTGTCGAAGAATAGAGGCAGAGATCAAGAGTTGCAATATGGTAAAGGGCCC is part of the Penicillium psychrofluorescens genome assembly, chromosome: 4 genome and encodes:
- a CDS encoding uncharacterized protein (ID:PFLUO_006748-T1.cds;~source:funannotate) encodes the protein MATTLSPRLVCLSSVRHLSRPAAVTSRVFISRFSTNPDDDIIKTQHIPAPGSGHVRVLQLNRPKARNAISRQLLDALSKQVNAIAAEGGNGPTRALVVASNVDAAFCAGADLKERAHMTHAETEAFLEKLRATFSDLAALQVPTISAISSMALGGGLELALCTHLRVFGSSCTVGLPETRLAIIPGAGGTYRLPSLIGVNRARDMILTGRRVSGPESYFMGLCDRLVEVLPEEGAKEGVAREKVLRESIKLAQDICEGGPIAIKQALMAVQGFMLGEVSENRAYEGVIQTEDRYEALRAFAEKRKPAFRGK
- a CDS encoding uncharacterized protein (ID:PFLUO_006749-T1.cds;~source:funannotate) — its product is MELRQAWKSLRHQHPQIAALPDQAGSRLIYTVPSYLPQSRELLFRTPHWRTDGKGLILLQQDFLTLLVQSSQSTLEFNGSEVARMPPSLDEATGVSLDINDDKKRATKAELPVLATGPAPASISRTLPNTSPGNSRRVSVRLSKDLTVQAALFVTVRRHLAPVDGRLICFNTHNVRDRVPVPWSGSQGASGLYHTGRPFSLDFSVNKDYNAIAAALAARYQRDLQPVFEMMPYYVQSIGALLATPLELAIQAPGAAHPELSSLSVIDDYLPTVHAGPSGTVEIEDWWLGAHMINRILQTYLWTREGQMYLSCHYNDAFYEQEFIKGLLEEWESVLVGELIA
- a CDS encoding uncharacterized protein (ID:PFLUO_006747-T1.cds;~source:funannotate), with protein sequence MDVISPEPCPKPFGDILSETGALVEPLSLATGSNLSLENARAIVQQAEASKHDTSVDGAETPHDDEIPAQPRRSRRIDYIDRALRNTGHPLGGSIRPKRLSHDKKTNQVPKLDLDDPQVSLQTILAGYIQKVDPLMARGPDTDTADDLNAALQEVFGEAPYEHLRSMGYGASDVVSWAWILKSRDPHEATWRLFTLEADRRSRTDTDAPAIPSFIPLFLLKGKYLERQTFRLLLIYSLHLMSGLQLPVLQRQVTNLDKASLPDTFRPKIDPVAFMDLAISLMFHARQVWPEALVTIARASVLVLTSSNQAAQYTDAGRCDRFNFILGLLAKPIKKGPFRFFSIQQQAQFEILKAMATHEPVVPVIRQGYRALIAVQLTHKKTVEERQSAELKAPSWPPWKEEKLGIDSQRGNDGRFSRAMLVIAQMREAGYRPGHLENISAVLAGWDTDGSPTVQTRSLMRPPTRSLHRAIEKDPQHPWIWMARIRATRTVREAWACFLTYQDNGFPPSEDVYAAMAEKLIYRRKTIERKFDDTAHALPGDGREVYPEPASARDIIYIRTEPPTLDELLEDMLSKGLRPARKFLALLLSTAPSFHSGLHYLNCSSIGQSQKEALTTVWRKPSQYKVQDLRSFQEIPDYLFGAFIGFLCRHTPFGDVNSPYRASSIGDLFPILFPDFRLSHSTQTLFDYNDRHLPHALPHAIELTKLRDHACTPAWLHILTALSRKRTHRPRRKIKRNAQWILAWHEALEVVELMQRYSAQPDTEALQSMCVVFTKAVAAGLNSPHDAKQGLRIVRRTLPPRASADFDDMVQTGLQALKDRFDHLVTSSPKSPEAAEQSIFTAERTQSPLTVPPILQVPTPAALHAFVRALGTAGDDDGLLNLLLWMSRSADVLNETSDAYMNGDIKMHRILVAIRAFLEKEEDRVESASASAVQEAFDIISRTPDWTWPSDWEVQEYRTPLDCI